In Rosa chinensis cultivar Old Blush chromosome 1, RchiOBHm-V2, whole genome shotgun sequence, a genomic segment contains:
- the LOC121049214 gene encoding uncharacterized protein LOC121049214, whose translation MKQPFSPMQFEEQRLLHVKHSQLLTQQEKYWRQPAKTMWLKDGDRNSAYFHRKASNRRSKNTIKSLTNEAGEWQSEPVIIKGVLMDYYQKLFTTKGTGDEAILEIISATSMRVTSEMNADLLQPYFDEEIKATLFQMHPSKSPGSDGTTYSPSFYILGFHIVALLAESGANLLP comes from the exons ATGAAGCAACCTTTCTCTCCCATGCAGTTTGAAGAGCAGCGGCTACTTCATGTGAAGCATAGCCAATTGTTAACGCAGCAGGAGAAATACTGGAGGCAGCCTGCTAAAACAATGTGGTTGAAGGATGGAGACCGTAACTCCGCCTACTTTCATCGAAAAGCTTCAAATAGGCGCAGCAAAAACACCATTAAGAGTTTAACAAATGAGGCCGGAGAATGGCAATCTGAACCCGTAATAATCAAGGGGGTTCTCATGGACTACTATCAGAAACTGTTCACTACGAAGGGAACAGGTGATGAGGCCATTTTAGAAATAATTAGTGCTACTTCAATGAGGGTCACAAGTGAGATGAATGCGGATCTACTGCAACCATACTTTGATGAGGAAATCAAGGCAACCCTGTTTCAGATGCATCCCTCCAAAAGCCCGGGATCAGATG GTACTACATATTCTCCCTCTTTCTACATTTTGGGGTTTCATATCGTTGCTCTATTAGCTGAATCTGGGGCTAATCTCTTGCCTTAG